From the Glycine max cultivar Williams 82 chromosome 11, Glycine_max_v4.0, whole genome shotgun sequence genome, the window tttcaggGTTTTGTAGGGAAAAAAAGGTTGACAGAAAGACgaaaaatttgattatttttaaaaatagagggaCTTATTAattgattcaaaattttaatcaaaattccaAATTAATCCTAAAATTAGCTATCTTAATCAATTTTACAAGAACTTTTCCATCCTATGTACACATAGTTTGAGgggtctaaaataaaaaaaaaatgctcttGTTGGGACAAAAAAAGTGAATTTATTACATCAAAATGGCaacaatcatttatttattaatgtattgtaagctttctattatttttagttcACTAACCAATACacttatttttttgacaaactaATGCACTTGCTACGTAGGATAAAAAACcgatttcagaaaaaaaaaaccatacaatttttaaaaagtagattatcactttttttttaattttatatttttgaaagaaaatgtatCTATTTCAGTGTTCAGCTCTTGAACTTGTTTTGCTATCCAGCAATAATACAGaagtttttaaacatttttgtttaattatttaaagagTCAATAATTTGAAATCAGTAATATAGTAATTTTTCAATATTGACCTttctttctaattatttttaaatatattaacttttttttggaaattaccAAAATGTAACCAAACTAGGATAATCCCTTTATAATAGTATAATTATAACCATGGCATGTAAATGAGTTAACGCTAAATTATTCCAATTTAACAAAGAGGTATTCAGTTTGAATTCTTTTTGcatataaacatttttaagaATTCAAACTCAACTTCGTGgagtttatttcttaaaaatgtttttataaaaataaaataaaaatctgaaGGAAAACCTCACTGCCTACAGCAATCTTACTCCCCCGCCTATAATCTGATAACACCAACATGttcgttaaaaaaattaagaaaacacaCAAAGATGGATGCAGTTTCATGCTAAGTCTCCTACATGTGTTACACAAACAACTTGCATGTTATTctgcaaatatttttattaatcatcAATGATACTCGGTTGCCCATCAtacttttatacttttaataatTGTAGATATTTTCTGATATGATTGATTGCACTTTGAGAACATTCGTATATTGAAAGAATTTAATGTGTGGGCGTCATAAAGTTGCAGCTGTTGTTTTGGATGTGCATGGTAATATcagtttttcaattcatttcttttattgctttctattattttcttttctttaatctcTTCATCTCTGTCTATGGACAAACAGTAGATTTTACAGAAAAGAGACAGGATGTGTTGTGTTCAACCTACCAATGAAGGTTGAAACTAGCAGCCTGCATAAGCGGGTGTGCAAAGTAAGCACCTAACGTTATTGCAGTAACTGTCAAGTATGGCAGTCGAATAAACTCCTTGTAGAAATCTTTTGGTAACTCTTGTCGGCCATCGAGGATTGCTGCAAAAGGGACAACACTTGTTCGACTCTTAACTAATTCAAAATCCTCCCCATATCTTATGGCCAGTCGCCTGTCTCCATTCCAGACACCAAATAGATGATGTGCAATCAAGCCAATTGAAGCTGCAACAGCCACGGAATTTCCGATCCAAATCGTATGAGCAAGACACCAGATAACCTGCCCAACCATCTGAAAGAGCAAACGTCAAGTGCAAGAAATATGTCTGGAGTAAAAGCAGATGATGGGGCAAGTGGTTACAGTGCATAAAACATGAATTAGGAGGGTGTTTTCAGAAGATATAATATTACTCTTAATATTGAGATAGTAAGGTATTACTACTCCAACTAAGTTAGCTTATGCatcaagaaaaacaagagacaCATTACCAAAGAAGAGAGAAAGTTCTGCATCAAAAGCAGACTATTTATTGATCCAAGTTATCAAGACCACAAAAATCATGTAGATAGCCGAATTCATCAGTATCATACTACATCTAGTTATAGAGTATTAGATTTATACCTGTGGATGCCTGGTTATTCTTATGATCCCAGTTTCCCATAGATGCAATTTAGGCTTGTCAACAGCTGCAACCTCTAAAAGATTGAAAGTTGAAGGatataggaaaaagaaagaaatgaaatttgaaAGCCACAGAAGTTGATGAAGCCCAGGGGCATCCTGGAGCTGCCAGAGTTGAAGTCCATCATATCTGTGGTTAATAAAATACACCTGCATCATGACACCAAACAAGGCAAAGTAATTTAGTTGAATCAACTTCAAATCTTCCCTTGTCACAAGAAAATGCTAGAGAtccaaataaaatgaaacatttGCTTGTGTAGAGATGGACATCAGTTAATAGGGGATACAGAGTAGTAACTCACAACAGTACTGACAGCCAAAGGTAGTGATATCCCTGCAAAAAGTACACGGAAAGGTCTTTCTCCAATGAGTTTCTCACCAGTGTTCCGGAAGCTAGCTAAGCC encodes:
- the LOC100793910 gene encoding 15-cis-zeta-carotene isomerase — translated: MAASVVVSTSLSVCFNYGYHRRPSISALSCHSNSITKTNLKLSSQCFSNSNSVAPIYCRKFVARTSIGENESESEKELGFVGEDSAVFELGKQKVSSWIYFTAILGVVLYVLNVAWIDNSTGYGKAFIDAVSTLSDSSEVVMLILILIFAGVHSGLASFRNTGEKLIGERPFRVLFAGISLPLAVSTVVYFINHRYDGLQLWQLQDAPGLHQLLWLSNFISFFFLYPSTFNLLEVAAVDKPKLHLWETGIIRITRHPQMVGQVIWCLAHTIWIGNSVAVAASIGLIAHHLFGVWNGDRRLAIRYGEDFELVKSRTSVVPFAAILDGRQELPKDFYKEFIRLPYLTVTAITLGAYFAHPLMQAASFNLHW